The bacterium DNA window AATATGAAGATTTGAAACGGGTCTTTCCTCTTGGGAACCTACTTGTGATAGAACAGGCTCGCGACGCTGGAACGAAACCAGCTTTTTGCCAGATGCAGCTTGTCTCAGCAGAATGTCTTGAAATATTGCATCAGCGTTGTGACCAAACTGATTGGCATACTGTTCTCTAAGTGAGCGCGTCTCTGTGACGATAGGATCTTTCCACATAGCCTAAACCTCCTCTGTTAGTTCTTGCGGTGTGCAGATGATGGGCGGCTCATAACCAAGTGCCCGGCAGGTGGCCTCAATTTTAGGCCGCGTATGAGCATTTGCAATGTGTGTGCAGTTCCAGGTAAGCAAATACTCCATGCCGTTTACGGTTGCAATAGCCACATGATACGCGTCAATTTCGGCGTTCGCGGGCAGCGCATGGCGGCGGATAAGCTCTTGACCCAATGTCCGCACCTCCTCGGTTGCTTG harbors:
- a CDS encoding type II toxin-antitoxin system VapC family toxin; translation: MKAKVYIETSVISYLTARPSNDIRAMANQNVTIEWWETQRSNYDVFISEFVIAEASLGHPDAISRRLDAIADIMELQATEEVRTLGQELIRRHALPANAEIDAYHVAIATVNGMEYLLTWNCTHIANAHTRPKIEATCRALGYEPPIICTPQELTEEV